The Helianthus annuus cultivar XRQ/B chromosome 16, HanXRQr2.0-SUNRISE, whole genome shotgun sequence genome includes a window with the following:
- the LOC110924320 gene encoding uncharacterized mitochondrial protein AtMg00810-like: MAYLLLYVDDIVLTTSNDRLLHHFITALSQKFSMTDLGRLHHFLGIEITHNSGSLFLSQRAYIQDILSRAKMDNCKPCHMPVDTHSKLNALDGAPLSDGTLYRSLAGALQYLTFTRPDISYAVQ; the protein is encoded by the coding sequence ATGGCCTACCTCCTTTTATATGTGGATGATATTGTTCTCACTACATCTAATGATCGTCTCTTACATCATTTTATCACAGCTTTGTCTCAGAAATTCTCTATGACTGATCTTGGCAGGTTACATCATTTCTTAGGCATTGAGATTACTCATAATTCTGGCAGCCTTTTTCTCTCACAGCGTGCCTACATTCAGGATATTCTGAGTAGAGCGAAAATGGACAATTGCAAACCTTGCCATATGCCTGTTGATACCCATTCAAAACTCAATGCTTTGGATGGTGCACCTCTTTCAGACGGGACTTTATATCGCAGTCTTGCGGGCGCGTTGCAATACCTTACTTTTACTCGCCCGGACATCTCCTATGCTGTACAATAA
- the LOC110924818 gene encoding protein ACCELERATED CELL DEATH 6 — MNHPGTSSGHANPVNPIDPPHNHSIVQIPQQLPPAPQQPNSPPLDLLQGPRTEYAKVGVPLYEAAIKGDWNAAKLILDENLDLVRYAITENHETLLHVAASTERTKAVKEFVINLVTMMKKEDLELQNKNLNTALTLAAQAGNIETAKILVEKNPALIEISNISGVTPLYMAALFSKPDMVNYLYGVSKKMNGDCWTPNNRGWVLQKCVEADIFDVAIQIVIDRPELCDNKQLLTHVLLALAQKTKAFERKKLNVFLSGIKSISALFHVNLWPREKDGELALQLLKLICEKLSKMSKTDIDDIIRGPSIWVEKEYESDTKNKIKTYPFRVLFHATKMGNTRFIIELIRIYPDVTWKVDDKGKTIFHLAIKRRQEKIYSLLHEIGAMKDLIIRIKDKKGNYMLHMVAKSAKHIRFQSVSGVALQMQRELLWFKEVENTITLQYSHKKNADGETPRDWFTKKHVDLVTKGEIWMKDTASQCMVVATLIATIAFAAAFTLPGGYNQNTGIPFFRTEPAFIIFVISDAVSLISSSTSVLIFLSILTSRYAEHDFLTSLPNKLLTGLATLFLSILTMMVAFSASFFVLYNKQLQWVPITITGLAGMPVIIFAILQFRLLRDVFVSTYRSKYLFKPKKRVLYY; from the exons ATGAACCATCCAGGTACAAGCTCTGGCCATGCAAATCCAGTCAATCCCATAGACCCTCCGCACAACCATAGTATCGTTCAGATCCCTCAACAATTACCACCAGCGCCACAACAACCAAACTCACCTCCTTTAGATCTACTTCAAG GACCTAGAACAGAGTACGCCAAGGTTGGTGTTCCGCTTTATGAAGCAGCAATCAAAGGAGATTGGAATGCAGCGAAACTCATTCTTGACGAAAACCTAGATCTGGTACGTTATGCTATCACCGAAAACCATGAAACACTGCTTCACGTGGCAGCGTCAACAGAAAGGACCAAAGCTGTGAAAGAATTTGTGATAAATCTAGTAACTATGATGAAAAAAGAGGACTTGGAGTTACAAAACAAAAATTTGAACACTGCCCTCACTCTAGCAGCTCAAGCAGGAAATATAGAAACAGCAAAGATACTGGTGGAAAAGAATCCAGCATTGATTGAAATCAGTAATATCAGTGGAGTTACACCACTCTATATGGCTGCTTTGTTTTCAAAACCTGATATGGTGAATTATCTATATGGTGTCTCTAAAAAAATGAATGGCGATTGTTGGACACCTAACAATCGGGGCTGGGTCCTACAAAAATGTGTTGAAGCTGATATCTTTG ATGTTGCTATACAAATAGTTATTGATCGCCCCGAACTGTGTGATAACAAGCAGTTACTTACGCATGTTCTTTTAGCTTTGGCTCAGAAGACTAAAGCATTTGAAAGAAAAAAACTAAATGTTTTCTTAAGTGGCATCAAGTCAA TTTCTGCATTGTTTCATGTGAACTTATGGCCCCGTGAAAAAGATGGTGAATTAGCCTTGCAATTGCTAAAATTAATTTGTGAAAAGCTTTCCAAAATGTCCAAGACTGATATTGATGACATAATCCGAGGGCCGTCTATATGGGTTGAAAAGGAATATGAGAGCGatactaaaaataaaataaagacgtACCCTTTTCGAGTACTTTTTCATGCTACTAAAATGGGCAACACACGTTTTATAATTGAGCTCATTCGCATATATCCTGATGTGACATGGAAAGTAGATGACAAAGGGAAAACTATATTTCACTTAGCAATCAAACGTCGTCAAGAAAAGATCTACAGTCTGTTACATGAGATTGGTGCTATGAAAGATTTAATAATACGTATTAAAGACAAAAAAGGCAATTACATGTTGCATATGGTCGCAAAGAGTGCTAAGCATATACGATTTCAAAGTGTGTCCGGAGTTGCTTTACAAATGCAAAGAGAGTTATTATGGTTCAAG GAGGTAGAGAATACGATCACACTTCAATACAGTCATAAGAAGAATGCAGATGGTGAAACACCACGAGACTGGTTCACGAAGAAACATGTAGACTTGGTAACCAAAGGCGAGATTTGGATGAAAGATACAGCATCTCAATGTATGGTGGTTGCAACTCTCATAGCCACCATCGCATTTGCAGCCGCCTTTACACTTCCGGGTGGATACAACCAGAACACCGGTATTCCTTTCTTCCGCACAGAGCCAGCCTTCATTATTTTTGTGATCTCAGATGCAGTTTCTTTAATATCCTCATCAACATCAGTCCTCATATTCTTATCTATCCTCACATCACGTTATGCTGAACATGATTTCTTGACATCTTTACCCAATAAATTATTGACCGGTCTTGCAACACTCTTTTTATCTATTCTAACCATGATGGTGGCATTTAGTGCGAGTTTCTTTGTACTTTACAATAAGCAGCTGCAGTGGGTGCCCATTACTATCACTGGTTTAGCTGGCATGCCGGTCATTATATTTGCCATACTCCAATTTCGTCTTCTAAGGGATGTTTTCGTATCGACATATCGATCTAAATATCTCTTCAAGCCCAAGAAACGTGTCCTTTACTATTAA